The Castanea sativa cultivar Marrone di Chiusa Pesio chromosome 11, ASM4071231v1 genome contains a region encoding:
- the LOC142614470 gene encoding uncharacterized protein LOC142614470 encodes MALDPQPTPTTTTTPTATTTTTTRPLTNINTNINTNTSPAQPARPVYVQNPHPHQHQHHQIPHLYPQVRSPNPTQQGILYPVASSGRGFIPKPPLQNSVTVAANNNVTTTATAAATTAPSGVGVGVGYPPRPLVSYPQVHVMRPPLHHLHQQHPTSQLPSATNPIKGIPISTHQKVAPPTSVSDYNGYKDPRDKSLDAFSRGKTVDESLYTIRDRKVNITPDASLYALCRSWLRNGISEEFQPQYGDVVRPFPKPLPISTASTHPSKKKEGEEEEEEEDEEGDESVEDLSPKDLLKRHVKHAKKVRARLREERLRRIARYKSRLALLLPPLVEQFRNDTAARN; translated from the exons ATGGCCTTGGATCCCCAACCCactcccaccaccaccacaacaccaaccgcaaccaccaccaccaccacacgTCCTctcacaaacataaacacaaacataaacacaaacacatccCCTGCACAACCAGCAAGACCCGTGTACGTTCAAAACCCACATCCCCACCAGCACCAGCACCACCAAATCCCCCATTTGTACCCACAAGTCCGATCCCCAAACCCCACCCAACAAGGAATCCTCTACCCTGTTGCCTCCTCTGGCCGTGGCTTCATTCCGAAACCACCTCTTCAAAACTCTGTCACTGTTGCCGCCAACAACAATGTTACAACAACAGCAACCGCTGCTGCTACTACTGCTCCAagtggtgttggtgttggtgttgggtACCCACCTCGGCCTTTGGTCTCTTACCCTCAAGTCCATGTGATGAGGCCTCCTCTTCACCACTTACACCAGCAACACCCAACTTCTCAGCTCCCCTCTGCTACAAACCCCATCAAGGGCATTCCTATCTCTACGCACCAAAAG GTTGCTCCTCCAACTTCAGTTTCTGACTATAATGGCTATAAGGATCCCAG GGACAAAAGTTTGGATGCTTTCTCTAGAGGCAAAACTGTAGACGAGTCTTTGTACACGATCAGAGATCGAAAA GTCAATATAACACCAGATGCTTCTCTATATGCACTTTGTCGATCATGGTTGAGGAATGGTATCTCTGAAGAATTTCAG CCACAATATGGGGATGTTGTGAGGCCTTTCCCAAAACCTTTGCCTATATCCACGGCAAGCACTCATCCgtcaaagaaaaaggaaggtgaagaagaagaagaagaagaagatgaggag GGTGACGAATCTGTTGAGGATTTATCACCGAAAGATCTGTTAAAGAGACACGTTAAGCATGCTAAAAAGGTTCGAGCGCG ATTAAGGGAAGAGCGGTTACGACGAATTGCGAGGTATAAGAGTAGGCTTGCTCTTCTCCTTCCTCCCCTTGTAGAACAGTTCAGAAATGATACAGCTGCTAGAAACTGA